The following are from one region of the Sandaracinus amylolyticus genome:
- a CDS encoding ATP-binding protein: MNRVFVRAFVSTWVAAMLIGAAFVVIETVSYPDPSSDSRRNLVEDALREEAIAVAAEPDRDAALARLRAFEERTDVLLFVFPAHGGEVVALRPPSERVREMAHAVRAGQAGVSRKPSARFVAFALGDEGAIVVARIPRKPSWARTLGIETAASKLVVLSIVSALAAWLLARYLTRPIESLRRATQRIASGDFSVRVAPELRSTDREIAALASDFDAMAARVEALVVAQRRLLSDVSHELGSPLARLRVALELARKRAGGDAQGALDRIERDALRLEALVRQILTLSALEHARLEARAPQDLTELVRAIVADAAFEAEAQGRTVRLVREGAAQVRGDGELLRRAVENVLRNAVRFTAEGSAVEVEVEAEEHDVEVRVRDHGPGVPEHALRDLFAPFFRVHADRDRRTGGVGLGLAITERAIAAHGGTVRAVNAEGGGLRITLRLPRARDEAGGAHVA; the protein is encoded by the coding sequence GTGAACCGCGTCTTCGTGCGCGCGTTCGTGTCGACGTGGGTCGCGGCGATGTTGATCGGCGCCGCGTTCGTGGTGATCGAGACCGTCTCGTATCCCGACCCGTCGTCGGACTCGCGGCGCAACCTGGTGGAGGACGCGCTGCGCGAGGAGGCGATCGCGGTCGCGGCCGAGCCCGATCGCGACGCGGCGCTCGCGCGGCTGCGCGCGTTCGAGGAGCGCACCGACGTGCTCCTCTTCGTGTTCCCGGCGCACGGCGGCGAGGTGGTCGCGCTCCGCCCGCCCTCGGAGCGGGTGCGCGAGATGGCCCACGCGGTGCGCGCCGGGCAGGCGGGCGTGTCGCGCAAGCCGAGCGCGCGCTTCGTCGCGTTCGCGCTCGGCGACGAGGGTGCGATCGTCGTCGCGCGCATCCCGCGCAAGCCATCGTGGGCGCGCACGCTCGGGATCGAGACCGCGGCGAGCAAGCTCGTCGTGCTCTCGATCGTCTCGGCGCTCGCGGCGTGGCTGCTCGCGCGGTACCTGACGCGCCCGATCGAGAGCCTCCGCCGCGCGACGCAGCGCATCGCGTCGGGTGATTTCTCGGTGCGGGTCGCGCCCGAGCTGCGCTCCACCGATCGCGAGATCGCGGCGCTCGCGAGCGACTTCGATGCGATGGCCGCGCGCGTCGAGGCGCTGGTGGTCGCGCAGCGACGGCTGCTCTCCGACGTCTCGCACGAGCTCGGCTCGCCGCTCGCGCGGCTGCGCGTCGCGCTCGAGCTCGCGCGGAAGCGCGCGGGAGGCGACGCCCAGGGCGCCCTCGATCGCATCGAGCGCGACGCGCTCCGGCTCGAAGCGCTGGTCCGACAAATCCTCACGCTCTCGGCGCTCGAGCACGCGCGGCTCGAGGCGCGTGCGCCGCAGGATCTCACCGAGCTGGTGCGCGCGATCGTCGCCGACGCGGCGTTCGAGGCCGAGGCGCAGGGGCGCACGGTGCGCCTGGTCCGCGAGGGCGCGGCGCAGGTGCGCGGCGATGGCGAGCTGCTGCGACGTGCGGTCGAGAACGTGCTGCGCAACGCGGTGCGCTTCACCGCCGAGGGCAGCGCGGTCGAGGTCGAGGTCGAGGCGGAGGAGCACGACGTCGAGGTGCGCGTGCGCGATCACGGGCCCGGGGTGCCCGAGCACGCGCTGCGCGATCTCTTCGCGCCGTTCTTCCGCGTGCACGCCGATCGCGATCGTCGCACCGGCGGTGTGGGCCTCGGGCTCGCGATCACCGAGCGCGCGATCGCCGCGCACGGCGGCACCGTGCGCGCAGTGAACGCCGAGGGCGGCGGGCTCCGGATCACGCTGCGATTGCCGCGGGCGCGCGACGAGGCTGGCGGCGCTCACGTCGCGTGA
- a CDS encoding pre-peptidase C-terminal domain-containing protein — translation MMRRWTLLCLAASIASGCCFGGSGLPGSAPTPPPTPAVATAPTAVAAPVAPGATISLAPGFMPDPQVSAGAAGGPVSANTMSPECRGHIPAQPSLVINATAAFANLRILASSSADTTLVVQRADGTFLCNDDSEGLNPVVQGAFGPGQHRVWVGTWSPTGAGASYTLGVTELASVTTASLGAAAGGGAPVAGEVRSGTLGPGDAQLQSGEYRDSYEFAWTAGQRVQIDCTGDFDNYLILRRPSGSQVDNDDTNGTNAQIIETLTETGTYTVVVTTYAPGQTGSYTMTIR, via the coding sequence ATGATGCGCCGCTGGACCCTGCTCTGCCTCGCTGCCTCCATCGCATCCGGCTGCTGCTTCGGCGGCAGCGGCCTGCCGGGGAGCGCTCCCACGCCTCCGCCCACGCCGGCCGTCGCGACCGCGCCGACCGCCGTCGCCGCACCGGTCGCACCGGGCGCCACCATCTCGCTCGCGCCGGGCTTCATGCCCGACCCGCAGGTGTCCGCCGGTGCCGCGGGCGGCCCCGTGTCCGCGAACACGATGAGCCCCGAGTGCCGCGGTCACATCCCCGCGCAGCCGAGCCTCGTGATCAACGCGACCGCGGCGTTCGCGAACCTGCGCATCCTCGCGAGCTCGAGCGCCGACACGACGCTCGTCGTGCAGCGCGCCGACGGAACGTTCCTCTGCAACGACGACAGCGAGGGACTGAACCCGGTCGTGCAGGGCGCGTTCGGGCCCGGCCAGCATCGCGTGTGGGTCGGCACCTGGAGCCCGACCGGCGCGGGCGCGAGCTACACGCTCGGCGTCACCGAGCTCGCCTCCGTGACCACCGCGTCGCTCGGCGCGGCGGCGGGCGGCGGCGCGCCGGTCGCGGGCGAGGTGCGCAGCGGCACGCTCGGGCCCGGCGACGCGCAGCTGCAGAGCGGCGAGTACCGCGACAGCTACGAGTTCGCGTGGACCGCGGGCCAGCGCGTGCAGATCGACTGCACGGGTGACTTCGACAACTACCTGATCCTGCGCCGCCCCTCGGGCTCGCAGGTCGACAACGACGACACGAACGGCACGAACGCGCAGATCATCGAGACGCTGACCGAGACCGGCACGTACACCGTCGTGGTCACGACGTACGCGCCCGGCCAGACCGGCTCGTACACGATGACGATCCGCTGA
- a CDS encoding LysR family transcriptional regulator has product MHGDPSTMEWDHLRTFEAVARLGSVTAAAKALGVSQSTASRHLARLEESAGSPLLMRSTPLALTERGASVLAAMRPMLDAARAAEAALEDTPELRGEVTVTSTSEIVRWELVPRLAQFHVAYPHLRLRLLADNRVASLAAGDADVALRMVRPSRGELIARRWRTITYGYFASRRLELHARAPWLGLAGSLATIPEQRHAVRAFAGRAPRLLVEDVEALALAVAAGLGVAILPRALAPRLVDVVEVSPREIGVERGASIRTRDVWIVVHRSRQRVPRVRAVTRWLAGETAR; this is encoded by the coding sequence ATGCACGGAGACCCGAGCACGATGGAGTGGGATCACCTGCGCACGTTCGAGGCGGTCGCGCGCCTCGGGAGCGTCACCGCCGCGGCGAAGGCGCTCGGCGTGAGCCAGTCCACCGCGAGCCGTCATCTCGCGCGGCTCGAGGAGAGCGCGGGCTCGCCGTTGCTCATGCGCAGCACGCCGCTCGCGCTGACCGAGCGCGGCGCCTCGGTGCTCGCCGCGATGCGACCGATGCTCGACGCCGCGCGCGCCGCCGAGGCTGCGCTCGAGGACACGCCCGAGCTGCGCGGAGAAGTGACGGTCACCTCGACGAGCGAGATCGTGCGCTGGGAGCTCGTGCCGCGCCTCGCGCAATTCCACGTCGCGTATCCGCACCTGCGCCTGAGGCTCCTCGCCGACAACCGCGTCGCGAGCCTCGCCGCGGGCGATGCCGACGTCGCGCTGCGGATGGTGCGCCCTTCGCGCGGAGAGCTCATCGCGCGAAGGTGGCGGACGATCACGTACGGGTACTTCGCGTCGCGCCGCCTCGAGCTGCACGCGCGCGCGCCGTGGCTCGGTCTCGCGGGATCGCTCGCCACGATCCCCGAGCAACGGCACGCGGTGCGCGCGTTCGCGGGACGTGCACCGCGCCTGCTCGTCGAGGACGTGGAGGCGCTCGCGCTCGCCGTCGCAGCAGGGCTCGGCGTCGCGATCCTCCCGCGCGCGCTGGCGCCGCGGCTCGTCGACGTGGTGGAGGTCTCGCCGCGCGAGATCGGCGTGGAGCGCGGCGCGAGCATCCGCACGCGCGACGTGTGGATCGTCGTGCACCGATCGCGGCAGCGCGTGCCGCGGGTGCGCGCAGTGACGCGCTGGCTCGCGGGCGAGACCGCGCGCTGA
- a CDS encoding formylglycine-generating enzyme family protein gives MSRGWSVIALAMIVAGCEVDAYCVACPDPIDGGAVDAARDARASGDDAEIADDAGECVPTDGAVELCNELDDDCDDLTDEGFDLENDPTNCGECGTQCRFPNAEGECASGACVVTACFDGFVDLDDVPGCEYACPVFPTQGEECNGFDDDCDGVVDETLPAPPPGLCRTTPGTPCAGVVPTCTTREGRTTWFCDYPANVEFDPVVPNGIVLEETRCDGEDGDCDGLRDESFAALGDACDNGGRGACRDAGEIACDPADASRTICDLGVAPDPVPGAPLAEICNGVDDDCDGTIDDSDPSDAGRVRDDMVQITRGATTFWIYRHEASRPDSSASAGGTSSARACGRAGVLPWTSIGYDEAAAACAAAGHRLCTAAEWRAACEGASGRDYPYGDTYEAATCNGADRDAVAGGAIDSRLEPTGALAMCVSEEGVLDMSGNAKEWTADQRGSASGGGRIFVVRGGSHESPQLGLTCTTELSRATEDTLLGTLGFRCCDSDGP, from the coding sequence ATGAGCCGCGGGTGGAGCGTGATCGCGCTCGCCATGATCGTGGCGGGCTGCGAGGTGGATGCCTACTGCGTCGCGTGCCCCGATCCGATCGACGGAGGTGCGGTCGATGCGGCGCGTGACGCCCGTGCCTCGGGCGACGACGCCGAGATCGCCGACGACGCGGGCGAGTGCGTGCCGACCGACGGCGCGGTCGAGCTCTGCAACGAGCTCGACGACGACTGCGACGACCTCACCGACGAGGGCTTCGACCTCGAGAACGATCCGACGAACTGCGGAGAATGTGGCACTCAGTGCCGTTTTCCGAACGCCGAAGGCGAGTGTGCGAGCGGCGCGTGCGTCGTGACCGCGTGCTTCGACGGCTTCGTCGATCTCGATGACGTGCCGGGCTGCGAGTACGCGTGCCCGGTCTTCCCGACGCAGGGCGAGGAGTGCAACGGCTTCGACGACGACTGCGACGGAGTCGTCGACGAGACGCTGCCCGCGCCGCCGCCCGGCCTGTGTCGCACCACGCCGGGCACGCCGTGCGCGGGCGTCGTGCCGACGTGCACGACGCGCGAGGGACGCACGACCTGGTTCTGCGACTATCCCGCGAACGTCGAGTTCGATCCCGTGGTGCCCAACGGCATCGTGCTCGAGGAGACGCGCTGCGACGGCGAGGACGGCGACTGCGACGGCCTGCGCGACGAGAGCTTCGCGGCGCTCGGTGACGCGTGCGACAACGGCGGGCGCGGCGCGTGCCGCGACGCCGGCGAGATCGCGTGCGATCCTGCCGACGCGTCGCGCACGATCTGCGATCTCGGCGTGGCGCCCGATCCGGTTCCGGGCGCGCCGCTCGCCGAGATCTGCAACGGCGTCGACGACGACTGCGACGGGACGATCGACGACAGCGATCCGAGCGACGCCGGGCGCGTGCGCGACGACATGGTGCAGATCACCCGCGGGGCGACGACGTTCTGGATCTATCGCCACGAAGCGTCGCGCCCCGACTCGAGCGCGAGCGCGGGCGGCACGTCGAGCGCGCGCGCGTGTGGCCGCGCCGGCGTGCTGCCGTGGACGAGCATCGGGTACGACGAAGCGGCGGCGGCATGCGCGGCGGCGGGACATCGCCTGTGCACCGCGGCGGAGTGGCGGGCGGCGTGCGAAGGCGCGAGCGGTCGCGACTATCCCTACGGCGACACGTACGAGGCCGCGACGTGCAACGGCGCGGATCGCGACGCGGTCGCGGGCGGCGCGATCGACTCGCGGCTCGAGCCGACGGGCGCGCTTGCGATGTGCGTGAGCGAAGAAGGCGTGCTCGACATGTCGGGCAACGCGAAGGAGTGGACCGCGGATCAGCGCGGCAGCGCGAGCGGCGGCGGGCGCATCTTCGTGGTGCGCGGCGGATCGCACGAGTCGCCGCAGCTCGGCCTGACGTGCACGACCGAGCTCTCGCGCGCGACGGAGGACACGCTCCTCGGAACGCTCGGCTTCCGGTGTTGCGACTCCGACGGCCCGTAG
- a CDS encoding response regulator: MSDILVIDDDVELCEVLTEYLTQEGFRIESVHDGATGLERACSGAHRLVVLDVMLPGANGFDLLRRLRETSRVPVLMLTARGHDVDRIVGLEMGADDYLAKPFNPRELVARIRAIQRRTEVPHAAPVRDEILVVGDVELHVAARTVLVRGAELALTTAELALLELLLRHAGQVVSRDALSEKVLGRRFSPFDRSVDVHVSNLRKKLGPGANGRERIKTVRGLGYAYARDVRA, from the coding sequence GTGAGCGACATCCTCGTCATCGACGACGACGTGGAGCTCTGCGAGGTGCTCACCGAGTACCTCACGCAGGAGGGCTTCCGCATCGAGTCGGTGCACGACGGCGCGACCGGGCTCGAGCGCGCGTGCTCCGGCGCGCATCGTCTGGTCGTCCTCGACGTGATGTTGCCCGGCGCGAACGGGTTCGATCTGCTGCGCCGCCTCCGCGAGACCTCGCGCGTGCCGGTGCTGATGCTCACCGCGCGCGGCCACGACGTCGATCGGATCGTCGGGCTCGAGATGGGCGCCGACGACTACCTCGCGAAGCCGTTCAACCCGCGTGAGCTCGTCGCGCGCATCCGCGCGATCCAGCGCCGCACCGAGGTGCCGCACGCCGCGCCGGTGCGCGACGAGATCCTCGTGGTCGGCGACGTGGAGCTCCACGTCGCGGCGCGCACGGTGCTGGTGCGTGGCGCGGAGCTCGCGCTCACGACCGCCGAGCTCGCGCTGCTCGAGCTCCTGCTGCGCCACGCGGGCCAGGTCGTCTCGCGCGACGCGCTGAGCGAGAAGGTGCTGGGGCGCCGGTTCTCGCCGTTCGATCGCAGCGTCGACGTGCACGTCAGCAACCTGCGCAAGAAGCTCGGGCCCGGCGCGAACGGACGCGAGCGCATCAAGACGGTGCGCGGCCTCGGCTACGCGTACGCGAGGGACGTGCGCGCGTGA
- a CDS encoding MBL fold metallo-hydrolase: protein MEIRQIRNATLVLSIGAHRLLVDPMLGAAGSMPGFRLFGSGERRRNPLVELPRDTRAWLDDVTAALVTHEHPDHLDGAGRRFLAERKLPVWASPVDVASLRTKGLDARALDGLGMDVEIVPARHGRGLLGWMMGPVAGVYLAHEGEPSVLLTSDAVMSDGLLDAIARLRPDVIVAPAGSANMGVGGDILFSIDELVTLVRRAPGVVVLNHLEALDHCPTTREALRARMQHEGLIEKVRIPDDGESIVLARRQTPERPSVRRVSPVGGLQKWVAARISG, encoded by the coding sequence ATGGAGATCCGACAGATCCGCAACGCGACGCTCGTGCTCTCGATCGGCGCCCATCGCTTGCTCGTCGACCCGATGCTCGGCGCGGCGGGCTCGATGCCGGGGTTCCGGCTCTTCGGCAGCGGCGAGCGACGCAGGAACCCGCTGGTCGAGCTGCCGCGCGACACGCGCGCCTGGCTCGACGACGTCACCGCGGCGCTCGTCACCCACGAGCACCCCGATCACCTCGACGGCGCGGGACGTCGCTTCCTCGCGGAGCGGAAGCTCCCGGTGTGGGCGAGCCCGGTCGACGTCGCGAGCCTGCGCACGAAGGGGCTCGACGCGCGCGCGCTCGACGGGCTCGGCATGGACGTCGAGATCGTCCCGGCGCGGCACGGACGCGGCTTGCTCGGATGGATGATGGGCCCGGTCGCGGGCGTGTACCTCGCGCACGAGGGCGAGCCGAGCGTGCTGCTCACGTCGGACGCGGTGATGAGCGACGGGCTGCTCGACGCGATCGCGCGCCTGCGCCCCGACGTGATCGTCGCGCCCGCGGGCTCGGCGAACATGGGCGTCGGCGGCGACATCCTGTTCTCGATCGACGAGCTCGTGACGCTCGTGCGGCGCGCACCCGGCGTGGTGGTGCTGAACCACCTCGAGGCGCTCGATCACTGCCCGACGACCCGCGAGGCGCTGCGCGCGCGGATGCAGCACGAGGGCTTGATCGAGAAGGTGCGCATCCCCGACGACGGCGAGTCGATCGTGCTCGCGCGACGCCAGACGCCGGAGCGGCCGAGCGTGCGCCGCGTGTCGCCGGTCGGCGGGCTGCAGAAGTGGGTGGCCGCGCGCATCTCCGGGTGA
- a CDS encoding arylsulfatase, producing MAKRDGKRRKNGDGERAERAAFPVHLDRHHLPVPEWRFPNAEIAQYAVDSRPDFPPMTRAPEGAPNVLLVLLDDVGFGWPSVTGGLVRMPTAERLAQRGLLYNQLHTTALCSPTRAALLTGRNHHSVATGVIQEMATGYPGYCGIIPKSCATIADLLKHAGYACGWFGKNHNVPDNHTSPAGPFESWPTHQGFDYFYGFIGGETDQFRPSLVRNTTPVEPPRRPEEGYQLTRDLADECVGWIRQQKAIAPDRPFFAYFAPGAAHAPHQPPLDFRGRNEGRFDMGWDEYRRIVHRNQIERGIVPPGTTLTPRPEQIPSWESQPEEHRALFARQAENYADFLEHTDLEVGRVVDAIEQMGALEQTLVIYILGDNGSSAEGSLVGTPNELMSLNGRQPSIEESLAYADRWGLPGTSPHYAVGWAWAGDTPFQWTKQIASHFGGTRNGMIVSWPARIAEQGVIRSQFHHVIDVVPTLLEVIGIAEPQEVNGYAQRPIEGTSFAYTFLSEHARAPSRHRQQYFEMLGNRAMYRDGWIACCRHGRLPWETQGSYSFRDDRWELYDLEKDFSQGEDLAERFPEKLRELQDLFMADAARYDVLPLDDRFAERLDVTLRPGYFAGRSQVTFYPGMTRLPEGSGPKLVSAPFDLTAPVEVPAGGAEGVVFALGGESAGWALFFWEGRLRFHYNFFGIHRYDVTSEKVAPGRHELRVRLRPDHPTPGAPATVTLEIDGREVAKGRVEKQVPQRCGTETMDVGMDCVSPVCADYEDRGLFPFNGTIERVSFDFGEVAQPTGMQRLQLATQMD from the coding sequence ATGGCGAAGCGAGACGGGAAGCGGAGGAAGAACGGCGACGGCGAGCGAGCCGAGCGCGCGGCGTTCCCGGTGCACCTCGATCGGCATCACCTACCCGTTCCCGAGTGGCGCTTTCCGAACGCCGAGATCGCCCAGTACGCGGTGGACTCGCGGCCCGACTTCCCGCCGATGACGCGAGCGCCCGAGGGCGCGCCGAACGTGCTGCTCGTGTTGCTCGACGACGTCGGGTTCGGGTGGCCGAGCGTCACCGGCGGGCTCGTGCGGATGCCGACCGCCGAGCGCCTCGCCCAGCGCGGGCTCCTCTACAACCAGCTCCACACCACGGCGCTCTGCTCCCCGACGCGCGCGGCGCTGCTGACCGGTCGCAACCACCACTCGGTCGCCACCGGCGTGATCCAGGAGATGGCCACCGGCTACCCCGGCTACTGCGGGATCATCCCGAAGAGCTGCGCGACGATCGCCGACTTGCTGAAGCACGCCGGCTACGCGTGCGGGTGGTTCGGCAAGAACCACAACGTTCCCGACAACCACACGAGCCCGGCCGGGCCCTTCGAGTCGTGGCCGACCCACCAGGGCTTCGACTACTTCTACGGGTTCATCGGGGGCGAGACCGATCAGTTCCGCCCCTCGCTCGTCCGCAACACGACGCCGGTCGAGCCGCCGCGGAGGCCCGAAGAGGGCTACCAGCTCACGCGCGATCTCGCCGACGAGTGCGTCGGCTGGATCCGGCAGCAGAAGGCGATCGCGCCGGACCGCCCGTTCTTCGCGTACTTCGCGCCCGGCGCCGCGCACGCGCCGCACCAGCCGCCGCTCGACTTCCGCGGTCGCAACGAGGGCCGCTTCGACATGGGCTGGGACGAGTACCGGCGCATCGTCCATCGGAATCAGATCGAGCGCGGCATCGTCCCGCCCGGCACCACGCTCACGCCGCGCCCCGAGCAGATCCCGTCGTGGGAGAGCCAGCCCGAGGAGCACCGCGCGCTCTTCGCGCGCCAGGCCGAGAACTACGCGGACTTCCTCGAGCACACCGACCTCGAGGTGGGCCGTGTCGTCGACGCGATCGAGCAGATGGGCGCGCTCGAGCAGACGCTCGTCATCTACATCCTCGGTGACAACGGCTCGAGCGCGGAGGGTTCGCTGGTCGGAACGCCGAACGAGCTGATGAGCCTGAACGGACGGCAGCCGTCGATCGAGGAGTCGCTCGCGTACGCGGATCGCTGGGGACTGCCCGGCACGTCGCCGCACTACGCGGTGGGCTGGGCGTGGGCGGGAGACACGCCGTTCCAGTGGACGAAGCAGATCGCGTCGCACTTCGGCGGGACGCGCAACGGGATGATCGTCTCGTGGCCGGCGCGGATCGCGGAGCAGGGCGTGATCCGCTCGCAGTTCCATCACGTGATCGACGTGGTGCCGACGCTGCTCGAGGTGATCGGCATCGCCGAGCCGCAAGAGGTGAACGGCTACGCGCAGCGGCCGATCGAGGGGACCAGCTTCGCGTACACGTTCCTGTCGGAGCACGCGCGCGCGCCGAGCCGGCACCGCCAGCAGTACTTCGAGATGCTCGGCAACCGCGCGATGTACCGCGACGGATGGATCGCGTGCTGCCGGCACGGACGGCTGCCCTGGGAGACGCAGGGGAGCTACTCGTTCCGCGACGATCGCTGGGAGCTCTACGATCTCGAAAAGGACTTCAGCCAGGGCGAGGACCTGGCCGAGCGATTCCCCGAGAAGCTCCGCGAGCTACAGGACCTCTTCATGGCCGACGCGGCGCGCTACGACGTGCTGCCGCTCGACGATCGGTTCGCCGAGCGGCTCGACGTGACGCTGCGCCCCGGGTACTTCGCGGGGCGATCGCAGGTGACGTTCTATCCCGGCATGACGCGCCTGCCCGAGGGGAGCGGGCCGAAGCTGGTGAGCGCACCCTTCGACCTCACCGCACCGGTCGAGGTGCCGGCGGGAGGCGCCGAGGGCGTGGTGTTCGCGCTCGGCGGGGAGAGCGCGGGCTGGGCTCTGTTCTTCTGGGAGGGCAGGCTCCGGTTCCACTACAACTTCTTCGGTATCCATCGCTACGACGTGACGAGCGAGAAGGTGGCGCCCGGCAGGCACGAGCTCCGGGTTCGCCTGCGGCCCGATCATCCGACGCCGGGCGCGCCCGCCACGGTGACGCTCGAGATCGACGGCCGCGAGGTCGCGAAGGGTCGAGTCGAGAAGCAGGTCCCGCAGCGCTGCGGCACCGAGACGATGGACGTCGGGATGGACTGCGTCTCGCCGGTGTGCGCGGACTACGAAGACCGCGGCCTGTTCCCGTTCAACGGCACGATCGAGCGGGTGTCGTTCGACTTCGGAGAAGTCGCCCAGCCCACCGGCATGCAGCGACTGCAGCTCGCGACCCAGATGGACTGA